A window of the Oncorhynchus mykiss isolate Arlee chromosome 15, USDA_OmykA_1.1, whole genome shotgun sequence genome harbors these coding sequences:
- the LOC110490885 gene encoding XK-related protein 9-like, with product MLQTDSEFTKTRWICTIIGLGFYLVDIVTDVGLAVKYFLVGNLVWAGLTLLFVVVGSAATQVFSYTWYRDDTRNPLVNPGGDKLISGMNRGRLIGLHVLQMGIFTRYYHLLKAGYMAVWFKSPETVEFSREVHLVLFGRATDLSMLKLFETFLESAPQLLFQMYILLGHGHKSTIQCICMVGSFINIAWAIVDYRRCLRRSLPQVQEMPSGLPTFVYLLYKLLTITAHILSLSLFLVLSPYSTLGMAVVWLAGTLWAHWVRTDFCTSKGLERLYRIIVGVVLIFTFFNVKGQDTRWQMAVYYVFFAFVNLSGPLLLVLVRPEVNATEYFWPVTLLIFGGTVLGLAYLLLYYTVYHPRGRSLQADEVDGHMGQEREPDTMLRMRNFLQL from the exons ATGCTTCAAACAGACTCGGAGTTCACCAAAACACGATGGATCTGTACCATCATCGGATTGGGCTTTTACCTGGTGGACATTGTGACAGACGTTGGACTAGCAGTGAAGTACTTCCTGGTTGGGAACCTGGTCTGGGCTGGGCTGACTTTACTGTTTGTGGTGGTTGGCTCAGCAGCCACACAGGTCTTCAGCTACACCTGGTACAGAGATGACACGAGGAACCCACTGGTTAATCCTGGTGGAGACAAGCTGATATCTGGGATGAACAGAGGAAGACTGATTGGACTCCATGTTTTGCAGATGGGTATCTTCACCAG gTACTACCACCTGTTGAAGGCAGGATACATGGCAGTGTGGTTCAAGTCACCTGAGACTGTTGAATTCTCCAGAGAGGTCCACTTGGTCCTGTTTGGTCGGGCGACCGATCTGAGCATGCTCAAACTGTTTGAGACGTTCCTGGAGAGTGCCCCTCAGCTCCTGTTCCAGATGTATATCCTGCTGGGCCATGGACACAAGTCCACAATACAAT GCATCTGCATGGTGGGCTCATTCATCAACATCGCCTGGGCTATAGTGGACTACCGCCGGTGTCTCCGTCGATCCTTACCCCag GTCCAAGAGATGCCTTCTGGCCTCCCTACATTCGTCTACCTCCTATACAAGCTGTTGACCATCACCGCTCACATCCTCAGCCTCAGCCTCTTCCTCGTCCTCAGCCCCTACAGTACCCTGGGAATGGCTGTCGTCTGGCTGGCCGGAACCCTCTGGGCCCATTGGGTCCGTACTGACTTCTGCACGTCTAAAGGTCTAGAGAGGCTCTATCGGATCATCGTGGGAGTCGTCCTCATATTCACCTTCTTTAACGTGAAAGGACAGGATACCAGATGGCAGATGGCTGTGTACTACGTTTTCTTTGCGTTTGTGAACCTCTCTGGTCCTTTGCTGCTGGTTCTGGTGAGGCCAGAGGTTAACGCTACTGAGTACTTCTGGCCGGTGACTCTGCTGATATTTGGAGGGACCGTTCTAGGGCTGGCCTATCTGCTCCTGTATTATACTGTCTATCACCCCAGAGGGAGGAGTCTACAGGCAGATGAGGTGGATGGACACatgggacaggagagagaaccaGATACAATGCTGAGAATGAGGAACTTCCTACAGCTCTGA